The segment GAGAAACAACGTGAAAGGAAACCAAGAAGTCCTCGAAATCCTAGCGGAAGTACTCTCCGCCGAACTCACCGCGATCAACCAGTATTTCATTCACGCAAAAATGAATAAGAATTGGGGCTACGACAAGTTAGCTGATTATATGAAAAAGGAATCCATTGAAGAAATGCACCACGCCGATCAGGTCATCGAGCGCATTCTCTTTTTGGACGGCGTCCCGGATCTACAAAGATATTTGAAAATCAATGTAGGCAAAGACATAGAAAACATCCTTAAGAACGACCTAGACGTAGAATATTCAGCCGTAGAGCGTCTGAACCGGGGAATAGAAATTTCCACCCGTAATAAAGACAACGGCACTCGCGAATTGCTCGAGAAGATCCTCGTATCCGAGGAGGAGCATATCGACTGGCTCGAGGCCCAGCTCGAAATCATCAAAACCATCGGGGTTCAGAATTACTTAGCCCAACAACTCTCCTAAACATTGTTTCCAAAAAAATCCGCGAATAAAAAAGGCCCCTCCTCACGTCAGACAGGCAGGGGCACAGGATCTTCAGATCCTTCCAACAGCAAGCCGTTCCGCTCCGGCAGTAAATCTCGTCCAGATAAAGACGGCGAATCCAAACCATTCCGTTCCAGGGAGAGCAAACCCGATACGGAAAGAAAACCGTATCGAGCCAAAGAAAGCGGAAGCTCGGATGGAGAACGTAAACCGTATCGTTCTAGCGGCGGTGGATCCCAGAGCCGAGATAGAAAACCATTTCGCTCTTCGGACGGAAATTCTTCCTCACCTAGGGGAGACAGAAAACCCTCGCGTTCCAGAGATGGGGAAGACCGTAAACCATACCGTTCTTCAGAAGGCGGCGATCGCAAACCATTCCGTTCCCGAGAAGGAAGTGGAAATCGAGAAGACGGAAATCGTAAACCATTCGGATCTCGCGAAGGCGGCG is part of the Leptospira broomii serovar Hurstbridge str. 5399 genome and harbors:
- the bfr gene encoding bacterioferritin, translated to MKGNQEVLEILAEVLSAELTAINQYFIHAKMNKNWGYDKLADYMKKESIEEMHHADQVIERILFLDGVPDLQRYLKINVGKDIENILKNDLDVEYSAVERLNRGIEISTRNKDNGTRELLEKILVSEEEHIDWLEAQLEIIKTIGVQNYLAQQLS